Part of the Tindallia californiensis genome is shown below.
GAACAGAGAATCCGGATATAATGACGAAGGAACTTGTGGATAGAGAAATCGCAACAATGGTTAGTTTGCAGGAAGGCATTAAAGATTCGGACGAAAAAAGCAGTCTTTTATTTGTAACAGACTTGAATTCTGTCAACACCAAAGTTGAAGATGCGAAGCATACATTATTGTCTCCCTATAATGGTTCGAAGGTTTTGGCGGAAGTCATTAATCTAAAAATGAGTAAGCAATTAGAAAAAGTGGAGATGGGGACAAGATCGTTAGTGATGCGTATACCCGGCAATGCAGAAAAAATTATTGAAGCAATAAAAGACGATTTTGGTGGCAAGCATGTGACATGGAGAGAAGGAGTAGAGATAGGCAGGGAAAACCAGTCTCTTGTATGGCTAACCAACAAGCCTCTGATGACCAGATTGACGGAAGAAGATCTTTTAGGAGATCATCTGTTAATCAACAAATCGACCGACCAATTATTTGAAGAGATGGGAAGAAAAGTACTGAGGTATATCAGTCATAGCATGGAGACTCAAAATTGGTATGAATATCGAATTAATATTTATGATTCCTATGGAGATTATGATAAACATTATAAACGATTAATGCATGTGATTACTTCGCTGGAGATGGGATATATTCTTGGAGAAAACTGGACAAAAGACCATGCTCTGGCCCTGTTGTCTGTTGTTGCATATCAAATTCGGTTATTTTCTTTTATGCCACCGCCGGAAATGAAAGCAGTGCTGATGGGGCTGGAATACGATGAAACAGGAAAGCGGCTAGTGGACCTAGATTTATATCATCGAAATACAAAAGTAGGTTGGATGGAAGCTAGAAAATTTCAGTCTGAAAAAAAACGTTCCAAAAAAGAAGAGGGAATTTTTCGTCATGTGCAACTTATTGAAAAGTTAAGAAATGAAATTTAGAAAAAACTTTATTAAAGGAATCATCTTTTGCTTCTGCATGCCGATAATGTTAATGAAGGGAGGCGAAGGTGATGAAAATACATCACAATACAGCATCTTCTTATCATGTTGAAGCGAACAGAAAGAAGATGGCGGAACGGAATCCAAAGGAAAATTCGCAAAAAGATGTTAAGACAGAACCCTCCATAGTCGATAAAATGGATAAAGACTCGAAAGTAGAGAAAGTTACCTATGATAAACCAAAACATGTCCCTGATGAAAAAGCAATAGAAAGACTGTGGAAAGAAAGTCAGGCAGCTCATCAACAACTGATAGATATCGTTAGACAACTACTGGAAAGACAAGGTGTTTCGACGGATCAGCTAGACAGTATGGAAGGGTTAGCTGATACAGACGTTGAGATTGATGAAATAGCAAGAAATGATCTGGAAGCTCTTTTAGGACCTGACGGAGAGCTAGGTATTGAGCAGGTAAGTGATCGGATTGTTGATTTTGCCATTGCTATTTCTGGTGGAGATACATCGAAAGCAGAAATACTGAAAGAGGCTATTATTAAAGGGTTTAAGGCTGCTGAAGAAGCCCTTGGCGGACTTCCTGATATTTCTCAAAAGACTTATGATCGGGTAATGGAAAAATTTGATGCTTGGGTTAACGGTACGGAAAAAATATCAGAGTGAATGGTAAGATAGTACGACATGGATGACGAAATAGCACGAAAGATTGGCCTGTTGTTAGCAGGCCTTTTTTTGTTTATAATAAATTTTAACAACCTACAGTCAGGAGGAAATACAAATGCAAAAATCAAAAGTTGCTGTTGTTTTCACGGGAGGAACTATTTCGATGACGGTGGATAAGCGCATAGGTGCCGCAATACCATCTTTATCAGGAGAACAAATCCTCTCGCTTGTTACGAATATTGATCGACTTGCTGATATTGAATCGGTTAACTTTTCATCAATCCCCGGCCCACATATGACACCGGAGCGCATGATGGATTTATGTGAAGTGGTTGAAAGGCTTCTTCAAAGACAGGACATTGAAGGAGTGGTAGTGACTCATGGTACAGATACTTTGGAGGAAACAGCTTATTTAATGGATTTAAAGATTAACTCCGAAAAACCTGTGGTAGTAGTTGGTGCTATGCGAAATAGTTCGGAACTTGGATATGATGGGCCCAGCAATCTGGCAGCGGCTGTTTGTACAGCCATTTCAACAGAGTCACAAAACAAAGGTGTTTTGGTGGTAATGAACAATGAAGTGAATGCGGCAAGTGAAGTAACAAAGGCCAGCACCTTGAGCTTAAACACATTTCAATCACTGGAATTTGGTCCGTTGGGAATTGTAGATAATGATGAAGTTATTTTTCATCGCGAGGTAGTAAATCGTCAGACTATTCCTTCGGAAGAATTAATCAAAGCAGTTTCTTTAATCAAATGCACAGCAGGAATGGATGGTTCCCTGATTCGATTCTGTGTGGATCGTGGTGATAAAGGCATTGTGTTGGAAGCGTTGGGACGAGGAAATGTACCACCGGAAATGCTTGAAGATTTGGAGTATGCATTGAAAAAGGATGTTGTGATTGTAATGGTTTCTCGTTGTCCGACAGGAAGAGTTCTTGGAACTTACGGATATCCGGGAGGTGGAAAAGAGTTGAAAGATATGGGTGTCATTTTAGGTGGAGATCTTCCGGGGCAAAAGGCTAGGATAAAACTCATGTTAGCCTTAGGATTAAGAGAAAGTCAGCAAAAGATAAGAGATATTTTTGAAAGCCAGCAATACAAATCCTAAATCTTATGATGTACAGTAATCAATGGATAATGATCAAATTGAAGTTGTCAAACACACATAATTATGGTAGGATGTATCTGTTGTAAATACAATTGTGCTGTTCCGACAGACAAAAGGTGTGGAGAAATGGAAACAAAAAAAAACACGTATTATCTGGTACATACCTCAGCAATGCCAGAAGTATTAGAGAAGACCGTTCAAGTGAATGAAATGCTTGGGCGGGGTGAGGTGAAAACGATCTACGAAGCTGTAGATAAAGTAGGGATTAGTCGTAGTGCGTATTACAAATACAGAAACTATGTGTTTCCTTTTTATGAAATGGGCAAAGGAAGAATTATTACCATCGCACTAACAATGGATCATATTGCAGGTTGCTTGATGGCAGTTCTTAAAGAAATCGCAAGGGTACAAGGGAGTATTGTTACCATTAATCAAAATATTCCTTATTTGCAAATTGCCAATGCAACCATTTCTCTTGAAACAAAAGACTTAACCGTAAACGTGGAAGAATTGATTAGCTATCTTAGATCTATAGAAGGTGTTCGGGAAGTGAAGATAATGGGTAACGAATGAGAAAAAGCATAGTCTATCGATGAAAAAGGAAGTGACTGAAAATGGAAAACATCAAGATTGGTCTGCTTGGATTTGGGACAGTAGGACAGGGTGTTTGGAAAGTGCTGGAGAAAAATCATATAGCGTTTGAAAATCAGGCTGGTTTTACTTTCGAAATTAGCAAAGTGCTTGTGAGTGACTTGGGCAAAGAGCGTGAAATCAATCCGGGAGAAGGCATATTAACAATGGATCCAGATGAAATTCTGGAAGATGATTCGATTCATATTGTTGTAGAGCTAATGGGAGGGACCGATGGAGCAAAAAAATACGTTGAAAAAGCCTTAGAAAAGAAAAAACATGTTGTCACAGCGAACAAAGCACTTCTCGCTCTTTATGGCAAAGAGCTAACAGCAACAGCTTTGAAAAAAGGTGTACAATTTAGATATGAAGCTAGTGTTGCAGGCGGGATACCGATCTTGCATTCCATTAGGGAAAGTTTGACAGCAAATCGGATTAAAAGAATCATGGGCATTGTTAATGGAACGACTAATTACATTTTGACAAAAATGAGCCGGGAAGGCGTTCTCTTTGAAGATGCGCTTGAAGAAGCACAGCGAAAGGGATATGCTGAAGCTGATCCGACAGCCGATGTTGATGGTTACGATGCGGCGCACAAGTTGGCGTTGTTAGCCGCATTAGGGTTTAAGTCAGGAATAGACTTTCAACAGGTATATCGGGAAGGAATCAGAAAAATGACTCCTACAGACATTGAATTTGCCGAAGAACTGGGTTTTGTGGTTAAATTACTGGCAATAGGGATGGAAGAAGATGGAAAAATGGAATTAAGAGTTCACCCGACGTTTATAGAAAAGGAACATCCCTTGGCAGCGGTAAATGATGCGTTTAATGCGGTTTTTGTAGAGGGGAATGCAGTCGGAGAGCTAATGTTCTATGGTAAAGGAGCGGGAGACCTTCCTACGGCCAGTGCTGTCATGGGTGATATCCTTAGTATAGCTAGTCACTGGAACCATTCTTCACCACCATCTTATCAGTTGGATTTTTCGGAAACAGGCAAGAACATTAAGTCTATGGATGAGACACAGACAGCCTATTATATTCGGTTTATGGTTAAAGACAGTCCGGGAGTGCTAGGGAAAATCGCCAGTACTTTTGGAGAAAATGGAGTAAGCTTGTCTTCTGTTATTCAAAAAGGAGTAGGAGAAACGTCAGTTCCACTCGTCTTTATTACACATAGAACAAAGGAAAAAGCTGTTAAAAAAACGATTCAGCAAATCAGAGAATTTGATGCAGTAACGGAAGTGGCAAATCTTATTCGGGTTGAAACCTTATCTTAAAGAATCCAGAGGTGGTAGCATATGCAAAAAACAATTTGTGCTAAAGAAGGTAGAGTTACATGATCCGAGTCAAAGTGCCTGCAACATCGGCTAATATGGGACCAGGATTTGATAGTTTAGGAGTAGCCTTAGGTCTTTATAACAGGATTGAAGTGGAAAAAGTCGCTAACGGCTTGTGGATAGAAAACATAGGAAAAGACAGTGGATCACTTCCTACTGATGAAAGGCATTTGGTATACAAAAGCATCAAAAGGCTTTATAACGAAGCGGGATATCCGACGGAGGCTTTGCGTATTAAAGTGCATTATGAAATACCTGCTTCTAGAGGTCTAGGTAGTAGTGCTGCTTGTATTGTGGGAGGAATTGTAGCGGCTAACGAATTGCTGGGAAACCCCTTGAATCAGAAGGAGTTACTGAATCTGGCCATAAGCATTGAAGGACATCCGGACAATGTGACACCAGCCCTGTTAGGCGGCATCGTAGTGTCTTCAAAAAACCATGATAAAGATGCGGTAAACCTTCAGTTTTCAGCACCGGAGATACTGGAATGGACGATCGCTGTTCCTAATGTGAGCTTGAGCACAAAAGCGGCAAGAGAAGCACTGCCTCAAAAGGTTCCTTTTGAAGATGCTGCGAAAAATGTAGGGAATGCTTCCTTATTGGTAGCGTCGTTATTGATGAAAGATTTTAATGTACTTAAAGTAGCCTTACAGGATAATCTGCATCAGATTTATCGAAGCAAGCTACTTCCAGAGTTAGACTATATTTTTACAGAAGCAAAAAAGCGAAATGTAAGCCAATTATATTTGAGCGGAGCCGGACCGACGCTAGCGTATCTTTCGTGGCATGCAAAAGATGAAGGAAGAAATCATTTCCTAAAACTGTTAGAGGAAGCAGGAACCATAAGAGGGACAAAGTGGGAAGTCCTGAACTTAAAAGCTGATAATATAGGCGCTGTTGTGGAATAATGGTAAGAGGAGGTTTTGAGCCTTCTCTTTTTTTGTGTCAATTTTATGTCAACAGGGAATAACATATTCCCATTACTCCGTGATAATCGGCAGAAAATGGGTAGGTAACAATCATCAGATACTTATGTGAAAAGGAGGAATGACGAATGAAAAAGCATGAGGTGATTGCCATGCTACTGGCAGGAGGGCAAGGAACACGCCTGGGAATATTAACGAGAAAATTGGCAAAACCGGCGGTCCCTTTTGGTGGCAAATATCGAATCATCGATTTTCCGCTGAGTAATTGTTCTAACTCTGGAATTTATACGGTAGGTGTCCTAACTCAATATCAGCCTTTAATCTTAAATTCGTATATAGGAATTGGCAGTCATTGGGATTTGGACAAAAAGCATGGAGGGGTAACGGTACTTCCGCCCTATGTTCGTCATGATGGGGGTCACTGGTATCTAGGGACGGCAAATGCTGTATATCAGAACATAGAATTTATTGACCAATATGATCCGGAATATGTATTGATACTGTCTGGAGATCATATTTATAAAATGGATTATTCAAAAATGATCGATGAACATAAAGAAAAGAAAGCGGAGGTGACCATTGCTGTTATAGAAGTGCCTTGGGACGAGACTCATCGTTTTGGTATTATGAATACAGATGATGAGAATAGAATTATGGAGTTTGAAGAAAAACCTCAAAAAGCAAAAAACAATTTAGCATCGATGGGTGTGTATGTTTTTGGATGGAAAAAGCTTAGAAAAGCATTGATTGAAGACGATCTAAATGCAGAGTCAGATCATGATTTTGGAAAAAACATCATTCCTAAAATGCTGAAAACCAATGAGAGGATATACGCCTATCATTTTCAGCACTACTGGAAAGATGTAGGGACTATTGAAAGTTTGTGGCAAGCCAATATGGACTTGCTTGATGACAATCCGGAGCTGGACCTGTACGAAAGAGATTGGAAAATATACTCCGTTAATCCGAATCAACCAGTTCAGTATATTGGTGAAAATGCATCGGTTAAAAAGTCTTTAGTTAATGAAGGATGTCAGGTTCATGGTGCGATAGAGAAATCGGTATTATTTCCAGGCGTAAGTGTAGGAAGAGGCAGCGTTGTTAGAAATTCAGTGATTATGTCTGATGTAGTGATAGGGGAGAATGTTCTGGTTGAAGGGAGCATTATAGGTGAAGAATGCACCATAGAGGATGGTTGCCAAATAGGGCAGCCTGGAAAAGGAAAAGAAGGCATTACGGTGTTAGGCGAAAATGTGGTTGTTGATAAGGGAAAAACAATACCGGCAGGAGTTGAGATTAATATTGAAAATTGCCACGAATTTGGTTGTTGCCCTAACGGACTAGGACAAGGGGAGGTGAAATAATGAAAAATGTGGTAGGGATTATTAATGATACAGATATTAAACAAAAGCTGAAAGATTTAACAAAAGCAAGATCAACGGCAGCCGTTCCCTTTGGAGGGAGGTACAGAGTTATTGACTTTGTCCTGTCAAACATGGCAAATTCAGGCATAAAAAATGTCGGAATATTTACCCAGAGTAATAATCGCTCATTATTAGATCATGTAGATTCAGGAAAAGAATGGAACTTACTTAGTAAACGAGACGGACTTTTTATCCTTCCACCTATTTTTGGATATGATCAGTTTACAGGCAATTTAGGTGATATAGATCATTATTACAACCATATGGACTACTTGAACAGAAGTCGGCAAGAGTATGTTTTAATTAGTAACAGTAATATTATTTATAATATGGATTATAATGGAATTGAAGCGTTTTTTCATAAGAAGAAAGCAGATATTGTCATAGTATATAGGAATCAAGCAGAGAACGAAAAAACAAATTACCGGGTGCTTTCCCTGCTGCTTGATAATAATGAACGGGTCCATGATATGGCAGATGCAAGGGATAAGACGTTGAGTCCTGCTGTTGGTCTGGAAATAGCGTTTATGAAAAAAAGTCTTTTTATGCAATTGATAGATGATTGTATTGCCAGGGGATATCGAGATTTTACAAAAGATGCATTGATAAAGAATTTAGAAAAGTACAAAGTGTTTGCCTATGAACACAAAGGATATGCAGGAAAAATAGATTCTATAAAAACATATTATTCTCATAGCATGGACCTTTTAGATCCAAAAGTATGGGAAGATGTTTTTTTGAGACATGGAACCATTAGTACCAAAGTAAAAGATGAGCCACCAGCTAAGTATCAGGAAAGTGCGGAAGTTACCAACTCATTGATGGCAAATGGATGCCATATTGCAGGCAGGGTAGAAAACAGTATCTTAAGTCGAGGGGTTGCTGTTCATAAAAATGCACGGGTTCGGAATAGTATCATCATGCAAAAAGGACAGATTCACGAAGGTGCTGTGGTAGAAAATGCAATACTGGATAAAGATGTGGTTGTAACAGCGGGTAAGCAAATTGTAGGAGATCCGGAATACCCGGTGGTTGTTGAAAAAAAGGCATTGATTTAATACGATGATGAAAGTGGGGTTAAATAATGTTAAAAGTACTCATGGTGGCTTCGGAAGCAGCTCCTTTTATGAAAACAGGCGGTTTAGGAGATGTTATTGGTTCGTTGCCTAAAATGCTAAGAAGGGAAAATGTAGATGTGCGGGTAGTGATGCCGAAATACGAAGAAATGCCGGAACATCTCAAAGATACGATAAAATGGCAAGAAAGCATTT
Proteins encoded:
- a CDS encoding asparaginase; translated protein: MQKSKVAVVFTGGTISMTVDKRIGAAIPSLSGEQILSLVTNIDRLADIESVNFSSIPGPHMTPERMMDLCEVVERLLQRQDIEGVVVTHGTDTLEETAYLMDLKINSEKPVVVVGAMRNSSELGYDGPSNLAAAVCTAISTESQNKGVLVVMNNEVNAASEVTKASTLSLNTFQSLEFGPLGIVDNDEVIFHREVVNRQTIPSEELIKAVSLIKCTAGMDGSLIRFCVDRGDKGIVLEALGRGNVPPEMLEDLEYALKKDVVIVMVSRCPTGRVLGTYGYPGGGKELKDMGVILGGDLPGQKARIKLMLALGLRESQQKIRDIFESQQYKS
- a CDS encoding ACT domain-containing protein, with the translated sequence METKKNTYYLVHTSAMPEVLEKTVQVNEMLGRGEVKTIYEAVDKVGISRSAYYKYRNYVFPFYEMGKGRIITIALTMDHIAGCLMAVLKEIARVQGSIVTINQNIPYLQIANATISLETKDLTVNVEELISYLRSIEGVREVKIMGNE
- a CDS encoding homoserine dehydrogenase; amino-acid sequence: MENIKIGLLGFGTVGQGVWKVLEKNHIAFENQAGFTFEISKVLVSDLGKEREINPGEGILTMDPDEILEDDSIHIVVELMGGTDGAKKYVEKALEKKKHVVTANKALLALYGKELTATALKKGVQFRYEASVAGGIPILHSIRESLTANRIKRIMGIVNGTTNYILTKMSREGVLFEDALEEAQRKGYAEADPTADVDGYDAAHKLALLAALGFKSGIDFQQVYREGIRKMTPTDIEFAEELGFVVKLLAIGMEEDGKMELRVHPTFIEKEHPLAAVNDAFNAVFVEGNAVGELMFYGKGAGDLPTASAVMGDILSIASHWNHSSPPSYQLDFSETGKNIKSMDETQTAYYIRFMVKDSPGVLGKIASTFGENGVSLSSVIQKGVGETSVPLVFITHRTKEKAVKKTIQQIREFDAVTEVANLIRVETLS
- the thrB gene encoding homoserine kinase, with the translated sequence MIRVKVPATSANMGPGFDSLGVALGLYNRIEVEKVANGLWIENIGKDSGSLPTDERHLVYKSIKRLYNEAGYPTEALRIKVHYEIPASRGLGSSAACIVGGIVAANELLGNPLNQKELLNLAISIEGHPDNVTPALLGGIVVSSKNHDKDAVNLQFSAPEILEWTIAVPNVSLSTKAAREALPQKVPFEDAAKNVGNASLLVASLLMKDFNVLKVALQDNLHQIYRSKLLPELDYIFTEAKKRNVSQLYLSGAGPTLAYLSWHAKDEGRNHFLKLLEEAGTIRGTKWEVLNLKADNIGAVVE
- a CDS encoding glucose-1-phosphate adenylyltransferase — translated: MKKHEVIAMLLAGGQGTRLGILTRKLAKPAVPFGGKYRIIDFPLSNCSNSGIYTVGVLTQYQPLILNSYIGIGSHWDLDKKHGGVTVLPPYVRHDGGHWYLGTANAVYQNIEFIDQYDPEYVLILSGDHIYKMDYSKMIDEHKEKKAEVTIAVIEVPWDETHRFGIMNTDDENRIMEFEEKPQKAKNNLASMGVYVFGWKKLRKALIEDDLNAESDHDFGKNIIPKMLKTNERIYAYHFQHYWKDVGTIESLWQANMDLLDDNPELDLYERDWKIYSVNPNQPVQYIGENASVKKSLVNEGCQVHGAIEKSVLFPGVSVGRGSVVRNSVIMSDVVIGENVLVEGSIIGEECTIEDGCQIGQPGKGKEGITVLGENVVVDKGKTIPAGVEINIENCHEFGCCPNGLGQGEVK
- the glgD gene encoding glucose-1-phosphate adenylyltransferase subunit GlgD; protein product: MKNVVGIINDTDIKQKLKDLTKARSTAAVPFGGRYRVIDFVLSNMANSGIKNVGIFTQSNNRSLLDHVDSGKEWNLLSKRDGLFILPPIFGYDQFTGNLGDIDHYYNHMDYLNRSRQEYVLISNSNIIYNMDYNGIEAFFHKKKADIVIVYRNQAENEKTNYRVLSLLLDNNERVHDMADARDKTLSPAVGLEIAFMKKSLFMQLIDDCIARGYRDFTKDALIKNLEKYKVFAYEHKGYAGKIDSIKTYYSHSMDLLDPKVWEDVFLRHGTISTKVKDEPPAKYQESAEVTNSLMANGCHIAGRVENSILSRGVAVHKNARVRNSIIMQKGQIHEGAVVENAILDKDVVVTAGKQIVGDPEYPVVVEKKALI